The DNA sequence ACTGGCTGTGGCCGTCGTCGTCATCCTGCTCCTGCTGACCACCAACGTGATGACGGTGGTGGGCTTCTCAAGCTTCGGCGTACTGGTGTATTACGCCGTGGCGAACGCGTCCGCCTTCACCCTCACGGCCCATCCCGGCTATGCCCGCCGCTGGCTGAACGCCGTGGGATTCCTGGGCTGTGTCGTCCTCGCCTTCACCCTGCCGCCGGCGCCCGTGCTGACCATGGCCGCGGTCCTCGCAGCCGGGGTGGCCGGGCGCTGGCTGGCGCTGCGCCTCCGGCAGCACCAGTCCTGACTTGCCGGGCTACACGGAGGCTGCTGCGGGGGCGGTGGTTTCAACCTGAACCGTCAGGTCCTCCAGCGGCGGCATCCAGGTTTCGGGCGCGGCCAGCACCTGTTCGCCAGTACGGATGTCCTTGACCTGGTGGGTGCCGTCCTCGTCGGTGAACCAGACGAACGGGATGCCGCGCCGGTCCGCGAACTTGATCTGCTTACCGAACTTTTCTGCCTTGGCCGCCACTTCCGTGGGGATACCCCTGCTGCGCAGGAGCGCGGCGACGTCCTGCGCACCGCCCCAGCTGTCGTCGTGGTTCAGGGCCACCAGCACCGCCGTGGGAACCGAACGGGAGGCCTTGGCCAGGTCCTGGCTCAGGATCCGGGAGACCAACCGGGTCACGCCGATGGACAGCCCGACGCCCGGGAACTTCCGGTTTCCCTTGGACGCCAGGGCGTCGTAGCGGCCACCGGAGCAGATGGACCCGAGCTGCTCGTGGCCCACCAGCACGGTTTCCACCACGGTGCCGGTGTAGTAGTCCAGGCCGCGGGCGATGCTGAGGTCGGCCAGCACCTTGCCGGGAGCCCGCTGCACGGCGGCATCGATAACCTGCTCCAGTTCGTCGAGGCCTTCATCCAGGAGCTCGTTGGTGACGCCGAGGGCACGGACCTGCGCCACGAAGGATGTGTCGTCCGTGCGGATTGCTGCCAGCTGCAGCGCCTTGGCGGCCTGGTCATCGGAAGCGCCCAGCTCGGACTTCAGCAGCTCAGCCACCTTGGCGGGACCGATCTTTTCAAGCTTGTCGATGCTGCGCAGCACGCCTGCGGTGTCATCGAGGCCGATGCCGCGGTAGAAGCCTTCGGCGAGCTTGCGGTTGTTGATCCGGAGGCGGAAGTCGGGGATGGGCAGGGCACTGAGGGCCTC is a window from the Arthrobacter sp. NicSoilC5 genome containing:
- the hisS gene encoding histidine--tRNA ligase, with the protein product MARTASLSGFPEWLPEERLVELHVLDTLRRVFELHGFASIETRAVETVGQLLRKGEIDKEVYGLSRLQEDESDNPVKGGKADPHALALHFDLTVPFARYVVENAGYLAFPFRRYQIQKVWRGERPQEGRAREFTQADIDVVGDGELPFRYDVEIALVIAEALSALPIPDFRLRINNRKLAEGFYRGIGLDDTAGVLRSIDKLEKIGPAKVAELLKSELGASDDQAAKALQLAAIRTDDTSFVAQVRALGVTNELLDEGLDELEQVIDAAVQRAPGKVLADLSIARGLDYYTGTVVETVLVGHEQLGSICSGGRYDALASKGNRKFPGVGLSIGVTRLVSRILSQDLAKASRSVPTAVLVALNHDDSWGGAQDVAALLRSRGIPTEVAAKAEKFGKQIKFADRRGIPFVWFTDEDGTHQVKDIRTGEQVLAAPETWMPPLEDLTVQVETTAPAAASV